The Pseudophryne corroboree isolate aPseCor3 chromosome 3 unlocalized genomic scaffold, aPseCor3.hap2 SUPER_3_unloc_24, whole genome shotgun sequence sequence ttatctgcatgtccccatttaccatcttcaccaggagtacctcagatttgtggtacaggactgtcattaccaattccagacgctgccgttcggtctctccacggcaccgagggtattaaccaaggtaatggccgaaatgatgatactccttctaaaaaagggagttttaattatcccgtacttggacgatctcctgagaaaagcgaggtccaaggagcagttgttggtaggggtagcactatctcgggaagtgctacaacagcacggttggattctaaacatttcaaagtcacagctgatccctacgacacgtttAGTGTTCCTggtgatggttctggacacagaccagaaaaaagtgtttctcccggaggagaaagccaaggagctgtcatctctagtcagaggcctcctaaaaccaaaacaggtgtcggtgcatcactgcacgcgagtcctgggaaaaatggtagcttcatacgaagcaattccattcagcaggttccatgcaagaacgtttcagtgggacctgttggacaagtggtccggatcgcatcttcagatgcatcggctgataaccctgtctccgaggaccagggtgtctctgctatggtggctgcagagtgctcatcttcaagagggccgcagattcggcatacaggactgggtcctggtgaccacggatgccagccttcgaggctggggggcagtcacacagggaagaaacttccagggactatggtcaaaccaggagatctccctacacataaatgttctggagctgagggccatttacaatgccctaagtcaagcaagaccactgcttcaaaaccagccggtactgattcagtcagacaacatcacggcggtcgcccatgtaaaccgacagggcggcacaagaagcaggatggcgatggcagaagccacaaagattctccgatgggcggaaaatcacgttagCACTGtccgcaatgttcattccgggagtggacaactgggaagcagacttcctcagcaggcacgacctccacccgggagagtggggacttcatccagaagttttccaaatgattgtaaaccgttggaaaaggccacaggtagacatgatggcgtcctgcctcaacaaaaagctaaaaagatattgcgccaggtcaagggaccctcaggcgatagctgtggacgctctagtgacaccgtgggtgtaccagtctgtttgtgttccctcctctacctctcatacccagggtactgagaataataagaagacgaggagtaaggacTAAActtgtggttctggattggccaagaagagcttggtatccgaaacttcaagaaatgatctcagaggacccatggcctctgccgctcagacaggacctgctgcagcaggggccctgtctgttccaagacttaccgcgtctgcgtttgatggcatggtggttgaacaccggatcctaaaagaaaagtgcattccggaggaagtaattcctacgctgattaaagccaggaaagatgtcactgcaaaacattatcaccgcatatggcggaaatatgttgcttggtgtgaggccaggaaggccccaacagaggaatttcagctgggtcgatttctgcactttctacagtcaggagtgactatgggcctaaaattgggttccattaaggtccagatctcggctctgtcgattttatttcagaaagaactggcttcactgcctgaagttcagacatttgttaagggagtgctgcgtattcagcccccttttgtgcctccagtggcaccttgggatctcaacgtggtgttgggtttcctaaagtcacattggtttgagccactaaaaaccgtggatttgaaatatctcacgtggaaagtggtcatgctgttggccttggcttcggccaggcgtgtgtcagaattggcggctttgtcatgtaaaagcccttatctgattttccatatggatagggcggaattgaggactcgtcctcagtttctccctaaggtggtatctgcttttcatttgaaccaacctattgtggtgcctgcggctactagggacttggaggattccaagttactggacgtaatcagggccttgaaaatctatgtttccaggacggctggagtcaggaaaactgactcgctgtttattctgtatgcacccaacaagctgggtgctcctgcttcaaagcagactattgctcgctggactgtagcacaattcagcttgcacattctgcggctggactgccgcatcctaaatctgtaaaagcccattccacgaggaaggtgggctcttcttgggcagctgcccgaggggtctcggctttacaactttgccgagctgctactaggtcagggtctaacacttttgcaaaattctacaaatttgataccctggctgaggaggaccttgagttctctcatttggtgctgcagagtcatccgcactctcccgcccgtttgggagctttggtataatccccatggtccttacaaagtcccagcatccactaagatgtcagagaaaataagattttactcaccggtaaatctatttttcgtagtccgtagtggatgctgggcgcccatcccaagtgcggattgtctgcaatacttgtatatagttattgttaactaaagggttattgttgagccatctgttgagaggctccgttaatatttcatactgttaactgggtataatatcacgagttatacggtgtgattggtgtggttggtatgagacttacccgggattcaaaatccttccttattgtgtcagctcttcagggcacagtatcctaactgaggtctggaggagggtcatagtgggaggagccagttacaccaggtagttctaaagctttctttagatgtgcccagtctcccgcggagccgctattccccacggtccttacggagtcccagcatccactacggactacgagaaatagatttaccggtgagtaaaatcttatttttattactttattcagctctttatacacttaactttgtgtttaatatttcaacgatttatcttacatactttactgtacttaataaaggttatatattatttattagtgcgcaaacaggacagcactttctcttctatggtgttttattatagcaatgtccatgtcacctctagtaatcccacatgagcgcctacgtcacctctagtaatcccacataagcatccatgtcacctcctagtaatcccacatgagcgtccatgtcacctctagtaatcccacatgagcgcccacgtcacctctagcaatcccacatgagcgtccgtgtcacctctagtaatcccacatgagcgcccgtgtcacctctagtaatcccaaatgagcgtccatgtcacctctaataatccctcatgtcacctcctagtaatcccccaaaagcatccatgtcacctctagtaatcccacatgagcgcccgtgtcacctctagtaatcccacatgagcgtccatgtcacctctagtaatcccacatgagcatccgtgtcacctctagtatgcCCACATGAGcgttccatgtcacctctagtaatcccacatgagcgcccatgtcacctagtaatcccacatgagtgtccatgtcacctctaataatcccccatgagcgtccatgtcacctctagtaatcccacatgagcgtccatgtcacctctaataatcccacatgagcgtctgtgtcacctctagtaatcccacatgagcgtccatgtcccctctagtaatcccacataagcgccaatgtcccctctagtaatcccacatgagcgccaatgtcccctctagttatcccacatgagcgtccgtgtcacctctagtaatcccacatgagcgcccacgtcacctctagtaatcccacatgagcgcccacgtcacctctagtaatcccatatgagcgtccatgtcacctcttgtaatcccacatgagcgcccacgtcacctctagtaatcccacatgagcgcccacgtcacctctagtaatcccacatgagcgtccgtgtcacctctagtaatcccatatgagcgtccgtgtcacctctagtaatcccatatgagcgtccgtgtcacctctagtaatcccatatgagcgcccacgtcacctctagtaatcccatatgagcgtccgtgtcacctctagtaatcccacttgagcgtccgtgtcacctctagtaatcccacttgagcgtccatgtcacctctagtaatcccacttgagccttcagtgttgatcaagctccagtctaagcatcctagttttttgttttttaataaacataaaagcactgattacaggtaaaaaaaaaagtggcagttatagaattatatattgtatcctgttacatcctgggtcttgtctgctcattttatatattaatgtattttatttccagcagatggacccacaagcaggaatatctcagaaggacatctaatgttatccctggattgtgaaaTAACAGATAACGACAGTAGAcatgattctccaggagataacctcattaccccaattatacatccagctctatcaactgatccccctgatcctgggaaatgttctcctgatcactctgatattggtgcatctattacagctctgagattagatacagagtttccctgttctacagatgccaaatgttttacacagaacacaaaccgtattactcatcagccagctaaggcaggtgggaggccatttccatgttctgagtgtgggaaatgttttacatataaatcagatcttgttacacatcagagacgtcacactggtgagaagccatttccatgttctgagtgtgggaaattttttacaagtaaatcaaatcttgttacacatcagagacttcacacaggtgagaagccgtattcctgttctgagtgtgggaaatgttttgcacagaaatctgatctttttaaacatcagagaagtcacacaggtgagaagccgtattcctgttctgagtgtgggaaatgttttgcatcgaaatcatatcttgttacacatcagagaagtcacacaggtgagaagccgtattcctgttctgagtgtatgaaatgttttccacagaaatcagatcttattacacatcagagaagtcacacaggtgagaagccgtattcctgctctgagtgtgggaaattttttgcatcgaaatcaaatcttgttacacatcagagaagtcacacaggtgagaagccgtattcctgttctgagtgtgggaaatgttttacatcgaAATCGGATctttttaaacatcagagaaggcacacaggtgagaagccgtattcctgttctgagtgtatgaaatgttttacacagaaatcaggtcttgttacacatcagagaaggcacacaggtgagaagccgtattcctgttctgagtgtatgaaatgttttccacagaaatcaggtcttgttacacatcagagaagtcacactggtgaggagccatttccatattctgagtgtgggaaattttttacaaataaatcaaatcttgttacacatcagagaagtcacacaggtgagaagccgtattcctgttctgagtgtgggaaatgttttgcacataaatcgtctctttttaaacatcagagaagtcacacaggtgagaagccgtattcctgttctgagtgtgggaaatgttttgcatcgaaatcaaatcttgttacacatcagagaagtcacacaggtgagaagcagtattcctgttctgagtgtatgaaatgttttccacagaaatcagatcttattacacatcagagaagtcacactggtgagaagccatttccatgttctgagtgtgggaaattttttgcaTCGCAAtcaattcttgttacacatcagagaagtcacacaggtgagaagccgtattcctgttctgagtgtgggaaatgttttgcatcaaaatcaaatcttgttgcacatcagaaaagtcacacaggtgagaagccgtattcctgttctgagtgtgggaaatgttttgtatcgaaaccaaatcttgttacacatcagagaagtcacacaggtgagaagccatattcctgttctgagtgtgggaaatgttttccacagaaatcggctcttgttacacatcagagaagtcacacaggtgagcagccatattcctgttctgagtgtgggaaatgttttgcacacaaatcatcttttgttagtcatcagagaagtcacacaggtgagaagccgtattcctgttctgtgtgtgggaaatgttttccacagaaatcggctcttgttacacatcagagaagtcacacaggtgagaagccgtattcctgttctgagtgtgggaaattttttgcaacgaaatcaaatcttgttacacatcagagaagtcacacaggtgagaagccgtattcctgttctaagtgtgggaaatgttttacacagaaatcaggtcttgatacacatcagcgatttcacaggtgagaagccattttcatgctgtgagagaaataaatccgctcttgttgaaaatattagacattacccaagcacggaaccatttaaatcttctggagtataattatcactgtcatgcaatgttcctcaagggtcaatcctatctcctatgcttcatgcaatatacagtctggtccatatatgttgggacatcgacacaattctcatattttgggctctatacaccaccacaatggatttgaaattaaacaaacaagatgtgctttaactgcagactttccgctttaatttgagggtatatacatcaaaatcaggtgaacggtgtaggaattaaaatggtttttatatgtgcctcccactttttaagggaccaaaagtaatggtacaaactaaacaatcctaaatcaaatattgtaaATCAGTAGATCAGTGCGCTCGTCCAGTTCAACAAAAAATACTTTACTACTTAATGTGGTCGCAGCCCGGATCAGTGTTTCGTGAATTGAGCTTTGACATATTTTCCAAGGGCGATCTGATTACCATCTCCTAGATGAAGACCTGGATACAATATCCATACTGATATGCAAATATTTAACTGGTACGCATATAAATTTTGTGTGATAACTGAATTTAATCCCACATACGGAAatatactacgctatatagcgattctttGTGTCTCCTAGCAGCATTTAGATCCCAGCAGTaacctggactaaagaatgggggacGGATACGccatgtgtcaagccgtaatccgtacgctataatattcttgcgtgtgacaaaactagtgatgagcggattcggttttactctgttctcaaaacggcattttattggcttacagatgtcatgtgttttgtatagccaaaaagattctgttttgagatccgagtaaaaccgaatccgctcatcactagacaaaactacaccatagtcgctc is a genomic window containing:
- the LOC134983787 gene encoding zinc finger protein 585A-like produces the protein MMENHRPLTSLDGPSNRDIPERCPRPLYSQDCTEENHRIPQEDQVERLSCIKAEDIRREEETYVTDIKAEDIEEEEETYVTDIKAKDIEGEEEMYVTDIKAGDIEGEEETYATDMKAEDIEGEEETYVTDIKAEDIEGEEETYVTDMKAEDIEEEEDTYVTDIKEEDIEGEEETYVTDIKAKDTEEEEETYVTDIKAEDTEGEEETYATDMMTEDTEGEEETYVRGDQQCKEEEIPTDISTGDGHTSRNISEGHLMLSPDCDIKDNDSRQDSPGDNPITPIIHPALSADPSDPGKCSPDHSDIGASVTALRVDSVFPCSIDAPCFTQNTNRITHQPAKAGERPFPCSECGKCFTYKSYLVTHQRSHTGEKPYSCSECGKCFAQKSALVTHQRSHTGEKPFSCSECGKCFAYKSDLVTHQRSHTGEKPYSCSECGKCFAQTSALVTHQRSHTGEKPYSCSECGKCFSLKSHLVSHQRSHTGEKPYSCSECRKCFARKPALVIHQRSHTGEKPYSCSECGKCYSSKPDLVIHQRSHTGEKPFPCSECGKCFTYKSDLVTHQRRHTGEKPFPCSECGKFFTSKSNLVTHQRLHTGEKPYSCSECGKCFAQKSDLFKHQRSHTGEKPYSCSECGKCFASKSYLVTHQRSHTGEKPYSCSECMKCFPQKSDLITHQRSHTGEKPYSCSECGKFFASKSNLVTHQRSHTGEKPYSCSECGKCFTSKSDLFKHQRRHTGEKPYSCSECMKCFTQKSGLVTHQRRHTGEKPYSCSECMKCFPQKSGLVTHQRSHTGEEPFPYSECGKFFTNKSNLVTHQRSHTGEKPYSCSECGKCFAHKSSLFKHQRSHTGEKPYSCSECGKCFASKSNLVTHQRSHTGEKQYSCSECMKCFPQKSDLITHQRSHTGEKPFPCSECGKFFASQSILVTHQRSHTGEKPYSCSECGKCFASKSNLVAHQKSHTGEKPYSCSECGKCFVSKPNLVTHQRSHTGEKPYSCSECGKCFPQKSALVTHQRSHTGEQPYSCSECGKCFAHKSSFVSHQRSHTGEKPYSCSVCGKCFPQKSALVTHQRSHTGEKPYSCSECGKFFATKSNLVTHQRSHTGEKPYSCSKCGKCFTQKSGLDTHQRFHR